A stretch of the Erpetoichthys calabaricus chromosome 3, fErpCal1.3, whole genome shotgun sequence genome encodes the following:
- the naa20 gene encoding N-alpha-acetyltransferase 20 encodes MTTLRAFTCDDLFKFNNINLDPLTETYGIPFYLQYLAHWPEYFIVAEAPGGELMGYIMGKAEGSVAREEWHGHVTALSVAPEFRRLGLAAKLMELLEEISERKGGFFVDLFVRVSNQVAVNMYKQLGYSVYRTVIEYYSASNNEPDEDAYDMRKALSRDLDKKSIIPLPHPVRPEDIE; translated from the exons ATGACAACATTAAGAGCTTTCACTTGTGACGATCTCTTCAAATTCAATAATAT CAATTTGGATCCCCTGACAGAGACT TATGGAATTCCCTTTTACTTACAGTACCTGGCTCACTGGCCTGAATACTTTATCGTAGCAGAGGCACCTGGAGGAGAACTAATGGGATACA TAATGGGAAAGGCAGAGGGTTCAGTAGCTCGAGAAGAGTGGCACGGGCATGTCACAGCTCTTTCTGTGGCCCCTGAATTTAGACGGCTTGGTTTGGCAGCAAAACTCATGGAATTGTTGGAGGAAATCTCAGAAAG AAAAGGAGGATTCTTTGTTGATCTCTTTGTACGTGTTTCTAACCAAGTTGCAGTGAACATGTACAAACAGTTAGGATACAGTGTGTACCGGACTGTGATTGAGTACTACTCTGCCAGCAATAACGAGCCTGATGAGGATGCATAtg aCATGAGAAAAGCCCTTTCAAGAGATTTGGATAAGAAGTCGATAATACCACTGCCCCATCCTGTGAGACCTGAAGATATTGAATAA